A genomic region of Arachis stenosperma cultivar V10309 chromosome 9, arast.V10309.gnm1.PFL2, whole genome shotgun sequence contains the following coding sequences:
- the LOC130948560 gene encoding disease resistance protein RUN1-like isoform X5, translating to MPLSVAAAASSASSSQAPATHRYDVFISFRGEDTRKGFLSHLQAALRQNQIKTFRDDGMEKGGVIWDELLHAIRNANLFLVIFSENYASSRWCLKELVEIMERKNNKNVVIPVFYGIEPTHVRKQGGSYRRAFDKHERSSEDRCHVQQWRTALTHAANLSGIPFHDHRDDEAKLISDIVKVILPHCLKNKCFIDGLNRPFICNANYIRVESLMRRKMEKVLVIGIWGMGGIGKSTIAQALFNKYSSEYEGSCFLSNSRELENPCLSDICSRLLSQLLNQDLHTTNIGVLDPRILSKLEQKRALIVLDDVVNSPIATDLVPGLRTCLCSGSIVILTTRDRSVLTSGGVEQIHEIKQMSNGDSYKLFSQYAFSDPHPKAGYGELTARAIDYANGIPLALKILGSFFRGKNVAEWDSALKKLWRYPNADIQKALRLSYDALDDDEKNILLDVACFFHGHKMEEITRILNSCDFFADIGIKSLLDKSLVSIYSNGNDKYIQMHSLIQEMCWKIIYEEYSKNGGQQRRLWFTEEVCDIFQDERDIHGVESMIVNMNEITIDPRIIIIALRRMPKLRLLALGGNVNMNLEWNRVLVEDFQLPNDLRYIEWNNCPLNFVPPICWPQKLVQLSMRDSNVEKLWDTPQNLPNLEFIDLQGCKRLIECPNLAACRPFIAPIWKSSQSP from the exons ATGCCCCTTTCAGTTGCAGCTGCTgcttcttctgcttcttcttctcaaGCACCGGCCACTCATCGATACGATGTCTTCATCAGCTTTAGAGGGGAGGACACGCGTAAAGGATTCCTCAGCCATCTTCAAGCCGCTCTCCGCCAAAACCAAATAAAAACATTCAGAGACGACGGCATGGAGAAAGGAGGTGTCATCTGGGACGAACTTCTTCACGCCATCAGAAACGCAAACTTGTTTCTTGTTATCTTCTCCGAAAACTATGCATCCTCTAGGTGGTGCTTGAAAGAGCTGGTGGAGATCATGGAACGCAAGAACAATAAAAATGTAGTGATTCCAGTGTTCTACGGAATAGAGCCCACACATGTTCGCAAGCAGGGTGGAAGTTACCGCAGAGCTTTTGATAAGCATGAGAGATCTTCGGAGGACCGTTGCCATGTGCAACAATGGAGGACTGCACTCACTCATGCTGCCAATCTTTCTGGCATCCCCTTTCATGACCACAG GGATGATGAAGCGAAGCTAATTAGTGACATTGTAAAAGTAATTTTGCCACATTGTCTGAAGAACAAGTGCTTCATAGATGGACTCAACAGACCTTTTATTTGTAACGCAAACTATATCCGCGTTGAATCTTTGATGAGACGCAAGATGGAAAAGGTTCTTGTGATTGGAATTTGGGGTATGGGCGGTATTGGTAAGTCAACCATTGCTCAGGCTCTCTTCAATAAGTACTCTTCTGAATATGAAGGCTCTTGCTTCTTGTCAAATTCAAGAGAATTAGAAAACCCATGTCTCAGTGACATATGCAGCAGACTTCTTTCCCAATTATTAAACCAAGATCTTCATACTACCAATATTGGAGTACTAGACCCTCGCATTTTAAGTAAACTCGAGCAGAAGAGGGCTTTGATTGTACTGGATGATGTGGTTAATTCGCCAATTGCAACTGATTTGGTTCCAGGTTTGCGTACTTGCCTATGTTCTGGTAGCATAGTCATTTTGACAACAAGGGACAGGAGCGTGCTTACAAGTGGAGGAGTTGAACAAATTCATGAAATCAAGCAAATGAGTAATGGAGACTCCTATAAACTTTTTAGCCAATATGCCTTTTCTGACCCCCATCCCAAAGCAGGGTATGGTGAGCTAACAGCTAGAGCCATAGATTATGCTAACGGCATTCCATTGGCTTTGAAAATTTTGGGATCATTTTTTCGCGGCAAAAATGTAGCTGAATGGGATAGTGCACTGAAAAAATTATGGAGGTATCCCAATGCAGATATTCAGAAAGCGTTGAGGTTGAGTTATGATGCATtagatgatgatgaaaaaaacaTCCTTTTAGATGTTGCATGCTTTTTCCACGGGCATAAAATGGAGGAAATAACAAGAATATTAAATTCTTGTGATTTCTTTGCAGATATAGGGATAAAAAGCCTATTGGACAAGTCTCTTGTAAGTATTTATTCAAATGGTAATGATAAATATATCCAAATGCATAGTTTGATACAGGAAATGTGTTGGAAAATCATTTATGAAGAATATAGCAAAAATGGTGGTCAACAAAGAAGATTGTGGTTTACCGAAGAAGTCTGCGATATTTTCCAAGATGAAAGA GATATTCATGGAGTTGAAAGCATGATTGTGAATATGAATGAAATTACAATAGATCCACGTATAATCATCATTGCATTAAGGAGGATGCCAAAGTTAAGGTTACTTGCTTTAGGAGGAAATGTCAACATGAATCTTGAATGGAACAGAGTGCTTGTAGAGGATTttcaacttcctaatgactTAAGGTATATTGAGTGGAATAACTGCCCACTTAACTTTGTGCCGCCTATTTGTTGGCCTCAAAAACTTGTTCAGCTTTCTATGCGAGATAGCAATGTTGAAAAACTTTGGGATACACCACAG